One Bos taurus isolate L1 Dominette 01449 registration number 42190680 breed Hereford chromosome 3, ARS-UCD2.0, whole genome shotgun sequence DNA window includes the following coding sequences:
- the LOC531196 gene encoding small ribosomal subunit protein uS15-like, translated as MGRMRAPGKGLSQSALAYRRSVPTWLKLTSDNVKEQIYKLAKKGLTPSQIRVILRDSHGVVQVHFVTGNRILRILKSKRLAPDLPEDLYHLIKKAIAIRKHLERNRKDKDAKLRLILIESHIHQLAQYYKNK; from the coding sequence ATGGGGCGCATGCGCGCTCCCGGGAAGGGCCTGTCCCAGTCGGCTCTGGCCTATCGCCGCAGCGTCCCCACCTGGCTGAAGCTCACTTCTGACAACGTGAAGGAGCAGATCTACAAACTGGCCAAGAAGGGCCTGACTCCTTCACAGATCCGTGTGATCCTGAGAGACTCTCATGGTGTTGTGCAAGTACATTTTGTGACAGGCAACAGAATCCTGAGAATTCTTAAGTCCAAAAGACTTGCTCCTGATCTCCCTGAGGATCTCTATCATTTAATTAAGAAAGCTATTGCTATCCGAAAGCATCTTGAGAGGAACAGAAAGGATAAAGATGCTAAATTACGTCTGATTCTGATTGAGAGCCATATTCACCAGTTGGCTCAATACTACAAGAACAAATGA